One window of Nymphaea colorata isolate Beijing-Zhang1983 chromosome 1, ASM883128v2, whole genome shotgun sequence genomic DNA carries:
- the LOC116259549 gene encoding uncharacterized protein LOC116259549 isoform X1 produces the protein MLSGCLKFLLICASFLSLSVISSSVAPSVHDLLPQYGLPKGLLPDAVKSYSLEEDGSFVIELERPCYVHFENLAYYEKKITGKISYGAISDISGIQAKKFFIWVSVTGMRIDPPDYVEFEVGPLSEKLSITQFQKIPTCKSKACSHMQEEKSANTVAVAEA, from the exons ATGTTAAGTGGGTGCCTCAAATTCTTGCTGATCTGTGCGTcattcctctccctctctgtaaTTTCGTCATCAGTAGCGCCTTCCGTTCACGACCTTCTTCCCCAATATGGCCTTCCCAAGGGGCTATTGCCCGATGCTGTGAAGAGTTACTCCCTGGAGGAAGATGGGTCCTTCGTGATCGAGCTTGAGAGGCCCTGCTACGTCCACTTCGAGAATTTGGCATACTATGAGAAGAAGATTACGGGTAAGATCTCCTATGGCGCTATCTCCGACATATCCGGAATCCAGGCTAAGAAGTTCTTCATCTGGGTGTCCGTCACCGGTATGAGGATCGACCCACCTGATTATGTCGAGTTCGAGGTTGGCCCTCTTTCCGAGAAGCTTTCCATTACGCAATTCCAAAAAATTCCCACCTGCAAGAGCAAGGCGTGTAGTCATATGCAGGAGGAAAAATCGGCCAACACCGTCGCAGTTGCAgag GCATAA
- the LOC116259538 gene encoding uncharacterized protein LOC116259538, translated as MEAYAAPVPSSDFKQAGAVPFKWEIRPGIPRSTSTSSSAPPSPAPDQHHLRPPPPGSSTIFSSFSGALTPPSSASHRYRSSRSLRITSFSPSPSYRSLSSISSSSSSSIRRRTQSNPISLGCFLFRSLRRRVRGRGAGRSSSGSSSSSGSSSTAAVRNRPFDTVSEVGTPVRACSSPPSPLSGAEESPLQVGRSLSSAGESPRFARVSPRAFSSFRESPVASYDPCYHNPLQPSASFQNDLEWATYGLF; from the coding sequence ATGGAGGCCTACGCTGCTCCCGTGCCTTCCAGCGACTTCAAGCAAGCAGGAGCCGTGCCGTTCAAGTGGGAAATCCGGCCGGGAATCCCGAGATCGACGTCTACCTCCTCCtcagcgccgccgtcgccaGCCCCCGATCAACACCACCTCCGCCCGCCTCCTCCAGGATCCTCCACCATCTTCTCCAGCTTCTCCGGCGCCCTCACTCCCCCGTCCTCTGCGTCGCACCGCTATCGCAGCTCGAGATCTCTAAGAATCACCAGCTTCTCGCCTTCCCCGTCGTACCGCTCTCTTTCCTCCATTTCTTCatcgtcttcctcttccatcCGCCGCCGTACACAAAGCAATCCGATCTCGCTAGGCTGCTTCCTCTTCCGCAGCCTGCGGCGAAGGGTTCGAGGCCGCGGCGCCGGCAGAAGCAGCAGCgggagcagcagcagcagcggaagCAGCAGCACTGCCGCCGTCAGGAACCGGCCGTTCGATACCGTCTCCGAGGTGGGGACGCCGGTGCGGGCGTGTTCGTCGCCTCCGTCTCCGCTGTCGGGAGCCGAAGAGTCGCCGCTGCAGGTGGGACGATCGCTGTCGAGCGCAGGCGAATCGCCTCGCTTCGCCCGCGTTTCCCCTCGGGCGTTCTCCTCGTTCAGGGAATCGCCGGTGGCCTCCTACGATCCTTGCTACCATAATCCCCTGCAGCCGTCCGCCTCCTTCCAGAACGACCTCGAGTGGGCTACTTATGGCCTCTTCTGA
- the LOC116259549 gene encoding uncharacterized protein LOC116259549 isoform X2 has product MLSGCLKFLLICASFLSLSVISSSVAPSVHDLLPQYGLPKGLLPDAVKSYSLEEDGSFVIELERPCYVHFENLAYYEKKITGKISYGAISDISGIQAKKFFIWVSVTGMRIDPPDYVEFEVGPLSEKLSITQFQKIPTCKSKACSHMQEEKSANTVAVAEA; this is encoded by the coding sequence ATGTTAAGTGGGTGCCTCAAATTCTTGCTGATCTGTGCGTcattcctctccctctctgtaaTTTCGTCATCAGTAGCGCCTTCCGTTCACGACCTTCTTCCCCAATATGGCCTTCCCAAGGGGCTATTGCCCGATGCTGTGAAGAGTTACTCCCTGGAGGAAGATGGGTCCTTCGTGATCGAGCTTGAGAGGCCCTGCTACGTCCACTTCGAGAATTTGGCATACTATGAGAAGAAGATTACGGGTAAGATCTCCTATGGCGCTATCTCCGACATATCCGGAATCCAGGCTAAGAAGTTCTTCATCTGGGTGTCCGTCACCGGTATGAGGATCGACCCACCTGATTATGTCGAGTTCGAGGTTGGCCCTCTTTCCGAGAAGCTTTCCATTACGCAATTCCAAAAAATTCCCACCTGCAAGAGCAAGGCGTGTAGTCATATGCAGGAGGAAAAATCGGCCAACACCGTCGCAGTTGCAgag
- the LOC116259520 gene encoding uncharacterized protein LOC116259520 isoform X3: MAPSKSEEEEEEYVGDGGEEASTPFHLPYASPSEVQNFLLDVILGNLSVSTSVRKTEICLGILANLACHGVPRNVMLSKKGLTDAVTEQLFTIDSPCLYEAFRLFTSALQSSDAISWAKMLEPVNVLEQILSVTGNTLNQKLLEKSIELLLSMVDSQPVADLLLPSLMHLGLPSLLVDLLESEIRQMASGNACDRDNILDMILQVCEVLSLMDVYSAVLFSNKKIFLYACAVVKHCDKDEIGSSCVTATVLLANLISDEPNLAEEISKDFAFLHGLLDILPLVSDDYEASSAFWSLFARLLIRVSELMNPPSLRQYASLLAERSVLIAEAVENHLEDAETRKKNSTAKTAILQGIIMVLEKDMDECFQYQQIPEDVMRARKLFVDCYERNK; encoded by the exons ATGGCACCCTCCAAAAgcgaagaggaggaagaagaatatGTTGGCGATGGTGGAGAAGAGGCATCGACTCCCTTCCATCTGCCCTATGCCTCTCCTTCAGAG GTGCAAAACTTTTTATTGGATGTAATTCTGGGAAATCTTTCTGTTTCAACATCAGTTAGAAAGACG GAAATTTGCTTGGGAATCCTAGCTAACTTAGCTTGCCATGGAGTTCCAAGAAATGTTATGCTATCTAAGAAAGGGTTAACAGATGCAGTTACTGAACAGTTATTCACAATTGATTCCCCATGCCTTTATGAAGCATTCAG GTTGTTTACTAGTGCTCTTCAAAGTAGTGATGCCATTAGTTGGGCGAAAATGTTGGAACCTGTAAATGTGTTGGAACAGATTTTATCTGTCACTGGTAACACACTTAACCAGAAGCTACTTGAGAAG AGCATTGAGTTGCTTTTGTCGATGGTCGACAGTCAACCAGTTGCagatcttcttcttccatctctAATGCATTTAGGTTTGCCAAGTCTCTTGGTTGATCTCTTGGAAAGTGAGATTAGGCAGATGGCCAGTGGGAATGCCTGTGATAG GGATAACATTCTTGATATGATTCTTCAAGTATGTGAAGTGCTTTCACTTATGGACGTGTATTCAGCAGTCCTTTTctcaaacaagaaaatttttctgtATGCATGTGCCGTGGTGAAGCATTGTGATAAGGATGAG ATTGGCAGTTCTTGCGTCACAGCTACCGTGTTACTTGCTAATCTCATATCAGATGAACCAAATCTTGCTGAAGAGATTTCGAAAG ACTTCGCGTTTCTTCACGGCCTACTGGACATTTTGCCACTTGTTTCGGATGATTATGAGGCTTCCAGTGCTTTCTGGAGTTTATTTGCCAGACTGTTGATCAGAGTTTCAGAATTGATGAATCCTCCGAGTTTAAGACAATATGCCTCTCTTTTGGCAGAAAGGTCTGTGCTTATTGCAGAAGCAGTTGAGAATCACCTAGAAGATGCAGAGACCCGAAAGAAGAATTCAACTGCAAAAACGGCAATA CTTCAGGGGATCATCATGGTACTAGAAAAAGACATGGATGAATGCTTTCAATATCAGCAAATTCCTGAAGATGTCATGAGAGCTCGCAAGTTATTTGTGGACTGTTACGAAAGGAACAAATGA
- the LOC116259953 gene encoding embryonic protein DC-8-like, whose product MASMQEQREREAAEAERQAADKVDRSVDAHEGEGEEQQRRPGIMGTIQEGTASFLKKVTGKAQETGEKARETKDAAVEKAGEYKDSASQRAKETKDSAMEKVRDTKDSTAEKLGETKDAAGEKASQAKDAAAGTMQDYKEQAGKAKDAAAEKARGYKDTPAEKAREYKDSATQKDRMYEDLVADAAAPTKVAGAGDKEKAKQRSSEATESAKERTKETEESAKKRMEELKLKERETKEERGRKAEETKAAAQEKSDEAKGSIFNKIGGVAEAIREKISGVQEEAERRQEEDEALTATTEGEEAVLAAQMEDPYRAKSDDVGVVGCGAEGI is encoded by the exons ATGGCGTCTATGCAagagcaaagagagagagaagcagctGAAGCAGAGAGACAAGCCGCAGACAAGGTAGACAGGAGTGTTGATGCCCATGAGGGGGAAGGAGAGGAACAGCAGAGGCGGCCTGGTATCATGGGGACCATCCAGGAGGGCACTGCCTCCTTTCTAAAGAAAGTCACAGGCAAGGCCCAAGAAACTGGAGAGAAGGCCAGGGAGACGAAGGATGCTGCTGTCGAGAAAGCTGGGGAGTACAAGGATTCTGCCTCTCAGAGGGCCAAAGAAACCAAAGACTCTGCCATGGAGAAGGTTCGAGATACCAAAGATTCAACTGCAGAGAAGTTAGGCGAGACGAAGGATGCTGCAGGAGAGAAGGCTTCCCAAGCCAAGGATGCCGCAGCAGGCACGATGCAGGACTACAAAGAACAGGCGGGAAAGGCGAAAGATGCTGCTGCAGAGAAGGCTCGAGGGTACAAGGACACGCCCGCAGAGAAGGCTCGAGAGTATAAGGACAGTGCTACGCAAAAGGATCGAATGTATGAGGACTTAGTTGCAGATGCCGCAGCACCTACTAAGGTTGCTGGTGCGGGTGACAAAGAAAAGGCTAAGCAGAGAAGTTCAGAGGCAACTGAATCTGCCAAG GAGAGAACAAAGGAGACGGAGGAGAGCGCGAAGAAGAGAATGGAGGaactcaagttgaaggagagGGAAACGAAGGAAGAGAGGGGACGCAAGGCAGAAGAGACTAAAGCTGCTGCTCAAGAGAA GTCTGACGAAGCGAAAGGGTCGATATTCAACAAGATCGGAGGGGTGGCAGAGGCTATTAGGGAGAAGATATCAGGTGTGCAGGAGGAGGCGGAGAGGAGGCAAGAAGAAGATGAGGCCCTGACTGCAACAACAGAGGGAGAGGAGGCGGTGTTGGCTGCTCAAATGGAAGACCCTTACAGGGCGAAGAGTGATGATGTTGGCGTGGTTGGGTGTGGAGCGGAGGGAATATAA
- the LOC116259520 gene encoding uncharacterized protein LOC116259520 isoform X1 → MAPSKSEEEEEEYVGDGGEEASTPFHLPYASPSEIVDSTSTIDPSYIIHLIRQLLPCSSQCDENSKRSSTVENSVEESHSHPTCNTTSVSGLSDSDYTSESFNHKNELSFQPASNEHIENEIYRPGRGDGAPDDVTMSEFEQDEGHLDCARDSIAWPKGDLWEESACMLWDLSTDKSHAELMVQNFLLDVILGNLSVSTSVRKTEICLGILANLACHGVPRNVMLSKKGLTDAVTEQLFTIDSPCLYEAFRLFTSALQSSDAISWAKMLEPVNVLEQILSVTGNTLNQKLLEKSIELLLSMVDSQPVADLLLPSLMHLGLPSLLVDLLESEIRQMASGNACDRDNILDMILQVCEVLSLMDVYSAVLFSNKKIFLYACAVVKHCDKDEIGSSCVTATVLLANLISDEPNLAEEISKDFAFLHGLLDILPLVSDDYEASSAFWSLFARLLIRVSELMNPPSLRQYASLLAERSVLIAEAVENHLEDAETRKKNSTAKTAILQGIIMVLEKDMDECFQYQQIPEDVMRARKLFVDCYERNK, encoded by the exons ATGGCACCCTCCAAAAgcgaagaggaggaagaagaatatGTTGGCGATGGTGGAGAAGAGGCATCGACTCCCTTCCATCTGCCCTATGCCTCTCCTTCAGAG ATAGTTGATAGCACGAGTACCATTGATCCCAGTTATATAATTCATCTCATTCGACAACTTCTACCTTGTTCAAGCCAGTGTgatgaaaattcaaaaagatcATCAACTGTCGAGAATTCTGTTGAGGAGTCCCATTCACATCCTACGTGCAATACAACTAGTGTTTCTGGGCTTAGTGATTCAGATTACACAAGTGAGTCATTCAATCACAAGAATGAACTTTCCTTCCAACCAGCAAGCAATGAAcatattgaaaatgaaatttatcGACCCGGTAGAGGAGATGGTGCTCCAGATGATGTTACTATGAGCGAGTTTGAACAAGATGAAGGGCACCTTGATTGTGCCAGAGATTCGATTGCATGGCCAAAGGGGGACCTTTGGGAGGAGTCTGCTTGCATGTTATGGGATCTATCTACGGACAAATCTCATGCAGAACTCATG GTGCAAAACTTTTTATTGGATGTAATTCTGGGAAATCTTTCTGTTTCAACATCAGTTAGAAAGACG GAAATTTGCTTGGGAATCCTAGCTAACTTAGCTTGCCATGGAGTTCCAAGAAATGTTATGCTATCTAAGAAAGGGTTAACAGATGCAGTTACTGAACAGTTATTCACAATTGATTCCCCATGCCTTTATGAAGCATTCAG GTTGTTTACTAGTGCTCTTCAAAGTAGTGATGCCATTAGTTGGGCGAAAATGTTGGAACCTGTAAATGTGTTGGAACAGATTTTATCTGTCACTGGTAACACACTTAACCAGAAGCTACTTGAGAAG AGCATTGAGTTGCTTTTGTCGATGGTCGACAGTCAACCAGTTGCagatcttcttcttccatctctAATGCATTTAGGTTTGCCAAGTCTCTTGGTTGATCTCTTGGAAAGTGAGATTAGGCAGATGGCCAGTGGGAATGCCTGTGATAG GGATAACATTCTTGATATGATTCTTCAAGTATGTGAAGTGCTTTCACTTATGGACGTGTATTCAGCAGTCCTTTTctcaaacaagaaaatttttctgtATGCATGTGCCGTGGTGAAGCATTGTGATAAGGATGAG ATTGGCAGTTCTTGCGTCACAGCTACCGTGTTACTTGCTAATCTCATATCAGATGAACCAAATCTTGCTGAAGAGATTTCGAAAG ACTTCGCGTTTCTTCACGGCCTACTGGACATTTTGCCACTTGTTTCGGATGATTATGAGGCTTCCAGTGCTTTCTGGAGTTTATTTGCCAGACTGTTGATCAGAGTTTCAGAATTGATGAATCCTCCGAGTTTAAGACAATATGCCTCTCTTTTGGCAGAAAGGTCTGTGCTTATTGCAGAAGCAGTTGAGAATCACCTAGAAGATGCAGAGACCCGAAAGAAGAATTCAACTGCAAAAACGGCAATA CTTCAGGGGATCATCATGGTACTAGAAAAAGACATGGATGAATGCTTTCAATATCAGCAAATTCCTGAAGATGTCATGAGAGCTCGCAAGTTATTTGTGGACTGTTACGAAAGGAACAAATGA
- the LOC116259520 gene encoding uncharacterized protein LOC116259520 isoform X2 → MAPSKSEEEEEEYVGDGGEEASTPFHLPYASPSEIVDSTSTIDPSYIIHLIRQLLPCSSQCDENSKRSSTVENSVEESHSHPTCNTTSVSGLSDSDYTSESFNHKNELSFQPASNEHIENEIYRPGRGDGAPDDVTMSEFEQDEGHLDCARDSIAWPKGDLWEESACMLWDLSTDKSHAELMVQNFLLDVILGNLSVSTSVRKTEICLGILANLACHGVPRNVMLSKKGLTDAVTEQLFTIDSPCLYEAFRLFTSALQSSDAISWAKMLEPVNVLEQILSVTGNTLNQKLLEKSIELLLSMVDSQPVADLLLPSLMHLGLPSLLVDLLESEIRQMASGNACDRDNILDMILQVCEVLSLMDVYSAVLFSNKKIFLYACAVVKHCDKDEIGSSCVTATVLLANLISDEPNLAEEISKDFAFLHGLLDILPLVSDDYEASSAFWSLFARLLIRVSELMNPPSLRQYASLLAERSVLIAEAVENHLEDAETRKKNSTAKTAISYLSFRGSSWY, encoded by the exons ATGGCACCCTCCAAAAgcgaagaggaggaagaagaatatGTTGGCGATGGTGGAGAAGAGGCATCGACTCCCTTCCATCTGCCCTATGCCTCTCCTTCAGAG ATAGTTGATAGCACGAGTACCATTGATCCCAGTTATATAATTCATCTCATTCGACAACTTCTACCTTGTTCAAGCCAGTGTgatgaaaattcaaaaagatcATCAACTGTCGAGAATTCTGTTGAGGAGTCCCATTCACATCCTACGTGCAATACAACTAGTGTTTCTGGGCTTAGTGATTCAGATTACACAAGTGAGTCATTCAATCACAAGAATGAACTTTCCTTCCAACCAGCAAGCAATGAAcatattgaaaatgaaatttatcGACCCGGTAGAGGAGATGGTGCTCCAGATGATGTTACTATGAGCGAGTTTGAACAAGATGAAGGGCACCTTGATTGTGCCAGAGATTCGATTGCATGGCCAAAGGGGGACCTTTGGGAGGAGTCTGCTTGCATGTTATGGGATCTATCTACGGACAAATCTCATGCAGAACTCATG GTGCAAAACTTTTTATTGGATGTAATTCTGGGAAATCTTTCTGTTTCAACATCAGTTAGAAAGACG GAAATTTGCTTGGGAATCCTAGCTAACTTAGCTTGCCATGGAGTTCCAAGAAATGTTATGCTATCTAAGAAAGGGTTAACAGATGCAGTTACTGAACAGTTATTCACAATTGATTCCCCATGCCTTTATGAAGCATTCAG GTTGTTTACTAGTGCTCTTCAAAGTAGTGATGCCATTAGTTGGGCGAAAATGTTGGAACCTGTAAATGTGTTGGAACAGATTTTATCTGTCACTGGTAACACACTTAACCAGAAGCTACTTGAGAAG AGCATTGAGTTGCTTTTGTCGATGGTCGACAGTCAACCAGTTGCagatcttcttcttccatctctAATGCATTTAGGTTTGCCAAGTCTCTTGGTTGATCTCTTGGAAAGTGAGATTAGGCAGATGGCCAGTGGGAATGCCTGTGATAG GGATAACATTCTTGATATGATTCTTCAAGTATGTGAAGTGCTTTCACTTATGGACGTGTATTCAGCAGTCCTTTTctcaaacaagaaaatttttctgtATGCATGTGCCGTGGTGAAGCATTGTGATAAGGATGAG ATTGGCAGTTCTTGCGTCACAGCTACCGTGTTACTTGCTAATCTCATATCAGATGAACCAAATCTTGCTGAAGAGATTTCGAAAG ACTTCGCGTTTCTTCACGGCCTACTGGACATTTTGCCACTTGTTTCGGATGATTATGAGGCTTCCAGTGCTTTCTGGAGTTTATTTGCCAGACTGTTGATCAGAGTTTCAGAATTGATGAATCCTCCGAGTTTAAGACAATATGCCTCTCTTTTGGCAGAAAGGTCTGTGCTTATTGCAGAAGCAGTTGAGAATCACCTAGAAGATGCAGAGACCCGAAAGAAGAATTCAACTGCAAAAACGGCAATA AGCTATCTCAGCTTCAGGGGATCATCATGGTACTAG
- the LOC116259507 gene encoding pentatricopeptide repeat-containing protein At5g03800: MQWPHGENPSGLGGREERAMCALLYPFPPLPPLPSFRSSLPLPSSSSSPRTKPCATTALKLRSLPLSQSITRSLPHHQHHADSDDFLAAHYCTLLQRSIATKDIRRGKSLHAVVLKTLLHDHQLLANNLITLYTKLGYLPYAVAVFKSMASPNLVSWTAMVCGYANFGKPKAAVNIFFRMRDAGMEPNEFGFLGVLIACGRLVALRLALQIHGLVLKLGYMSSIHVSNALMAVYVKCGGLDSADQVFDEMPRRDAVSYNTVISSWGCDFQSMKAFEILGEMRDRGSRPDQYTLSSVISAAARESAIEEGKQLHAYALRAGFEANVAVNNALISFYTKCCGIEDLENLFRMMLIRDVVSWTGMITGYAQHGLIKLAARMFDEMPERNAVSYSALLAGFVQNGEGSEAVQLFVEMLENGIGLSTFTLTSAVNACSLVSGCAEGQQIHAFAWKTGFWTDSYVEGSLIDMYAKCGRIEDARKLFDNMPEPNSIEWASIISGYSRNGLPDAALFQFLKTMEEGNIYVDRYVISAILGACGALGFQEMGNQLHAYAITSGLLADVSVGNSVLSMYSKCGFIDLAKRVFGLMPEHDVVSWNALIMGYNLHRLGDMALDVFTEMEISGVKPDGITFIAALSACRYTSSDAANRCRRLFDVMSAQYGIKPHDEHYACVVDVLGHAGRFQEAEEFINQIPDRPGAPVWRTLLDSAGVHRNLRIGKLASQHLLGMQPQSPATYVLVSNLYSASGRWDCSEKVKEEMRKKGMRKHPARSWTIIGNKIHSFYARDRTHLQAKDIYSGLEILIVECRKAGYVPDTSFVLHEVEEYQKENFLYYHSSKLALTYGLLMTKPGKPVQVVKNVHLCGDCHEFMKYVSEVAQRDISMRDSTGFHYFNGGRCSCKDCW; this comes from the coding sequence ATGCAATGGCCTCATGGTGAGAACCCTTCGGGCCTCGGAGGCAGAGAGGAGAGAGCTATGTGTGCCCTTCTCTACCCATttccccctcttcctcctctgccCTCTTTCCGGTCGTCTTTACCCCTAccctcctcttcatcatctccGCGGACCAAGCCTTGCGCCACGACGGCCCTCAAGCTCCGGTCTCTTCCTCTGAGTCAATCCATCACTCGGAGCCTCCCCCACCACCAGCACCATGCGGATTCCGACGACTTTCTGGCCGCTCATTACTGCACTCTGCTGCAGCGCTCCATCGCCACCAAAGATATCCGAAGAGGCAAATCCTTGCACGCCGTCGTCCTCAAAACGCTTCTCCACGACCACCAACTTCTCGCCAATAACCTCATCACCCTGTATACTAAGCTCGGGTATCTGCCTTACGCCGTCGCCGTCTTTAAGTCAATGGCCTCCCCTAATCTCGTCTCTTGGACGGCCATGGTTTGTGGGTATGCTAATTTTGGCAAGCCAAAGGCAGCTGTCAACATTTTCTTTCGGATGAGGGACGCTGGAATGGAGCCGAACGAGTTCGGCTTCCTGGGCGTCTTGATCGCTTGTGGGCGGTTGGTGGCCTTAAGACTTGCATTGCAGATTCATGGTTTGGTGTTAAAGCTGGGGTACATGTCTTCCATCCATGTGTCCAACGCGTTGATGGCGGTGTATGTGAAATGTGGGGGATTGGACAGTGCTGACCAAGTGTTCGACGAAATGCCTCGCAGAGATGCTGTGTCCTACAATACTGTGATTTCGAGTTGGGGATGTGATTTTCAAAGCATGAAAGCGTTCGAGATATTGGGGGAGATGCGGGATAGGGGTTCCCGGCCTGACCAGTATACTCTCTCTAGCGTTATCTCGGCTGCTGCCCGTGAGTCTGCTATTGAGGAAGGGAAGCAGCTACATGCCTACGCTCTTAGAGCGGGATTCGAAGCGAATGTGGCTGTGAATAATGCCTTGATCAGCTTCTATACTAAATGTTGTGGCATTGAAGATTTGGAAAATCTATTCAGAATGATGCTTATCCGTGATGTGGTTTCTTGGACAGGGATGATTACTGGCTATGCCCAGCATGGTTTGATTAAGTTAGCTGCTCGTATGTTTGATGAGATGCCGGAAAGAAATGCTGTTTCTTACAGTGCTCTGCTGGCTGGTTTCGTGCAGAATGGAGAAGGTTCGGAAGCTGTTCAGTTGTTTGTAGAAATGCTTGAGAATGGTATAGGTTTGTCAACTTTCACCTTAACGAGTGCTGTGAATGCTTGCTCGTTAGTATCAGGATGTGCGGAGGGCCAGCAGATCCATGCGTTCGCCTGGAAAACTGGATTCTGGACGGATTCGTACGTTGAAGGGTCATTGATTGATATGTATGCAAAGTGCGGACGAATAGAAGATGCAAGGAAGCTATTTGATAATATGCCTGAACCAAATTCGATTGAATGGGCGTCAATAATTTCGGGTTATTCTCGAAATGGTTTGCCTGATGCTgctcttttccaatttttgaaGACAATGGAGGAGGGTAATATATATGTGGATCGGTATGTGATTTCTGCAATTCTTGGTGCATGTGGGGCTTTAGGATTTCAGGAGATGGGGAACCAACTACATGCTTATGCCATCACAAGCGGTTTACTTGCTGATGTTTCAGTTGGTAATTCTGTTCTTAGCATGTACTCCAAATGTGGTTTTATTGACTTGGCAAAGAGGGTATTTGGTCTCATGCCTGAGCATGATGTCGTGTCATGGAATGCTCTGATCATGGGCTACAATCTTCATCGATTAGGTGATATGGCATTGGATGTCTTCACAGAAATGGAAATCTCAGGAGTCAAGCCAGATGGTATTACATTCATCGCTGCACTTTCAGCTTGCAGATATACCAGCTCCGATGCTGCCAATAGATGCCGAAGATTGTTTGATGTAATGAGTGCTCAGTATGGCATTAAGCCCCATGATGAGCATTATGCCTGTGTGGTTGATGTATTGGGCCATGCAGGTCGTTTCCAGGAAGCAGAGGAGTTTATCAACCAGATACCAGATAGGCCAGGTGCGCCTGTTTGGCGAACTTTGCTTGATAGCGCTGGTGTTCATCGCAACCTTAGAATCGGAAAATTAGCTTCACAGCATCTACTTGGAATGCAGCCGCAAAGCCCTGCTACGTATGTACTGGTGTCTAATCTTTATTCTGCTTCTGGTAGATGGGATTGTTCCGAAAAGGTTAAAGAggagatgagaaagaaaggaatgcGAAAGCATCCTGCTAGAAGCTGGACGATTATCGGGAACAAGATACATTCTTTTTATGCTAGAGATAGAACACATTTGCAGGCAAAGGATATTTATAGTGGACTAGAGATATTGATCGTCGAATGCAGAAAGGCTGGCTATGTCCCTGACACGAGCTTTGTTCTTCATGAAGTAGAGGAATATCAGAAGGAGAATTTTCTGTATTATCACAGCTCGAAGCTGGCCTTGACCTACGGTCTTCTAATGACAAAGCCAGGGAAGCCTGTTCAGGTGGTGAAGAATGTTCATCTTTGTGGCGACTGCCATGAGTTCATGAAGTATGTATCCGAGGTGGCACAAAGGGATATATCTATGAGGGACTCGACAGGTTTTCACTATTTCAATGGTGGCAGGTGTTCGTGCAAAGATTGTTGGTGA